One Fuerstiella marisgermanici DNA window includes the following coding sequences:
- a CDS encoding phosphatase PAP2 family protein — MQWFWKIYRWIVSHDRATAGLVLVIALGVWGFASIADEVLEGEGLAFDQNILMSMRTVGDPADPIGPSWFEEMARDVTALGSVAALMLFTATMAGYLYFVKQPWMALFVVVAVVSGSLTSVAMKSAFDRARPDLVPHETRIYTKSFPSGHSAMSSLVYLTLGAVMARTERRRRAKVFLLTVPILLSFIIGVSRVYLGVHWPTDVLAGWALGFSWAAASWLMFRFLERRYHLPVEPSPNPKAENV, encoded by the coding sequence ATGCAGTGGTTTTGGAAAATTTATCGATGGATTGTGTCGCACGACCGAGCCACCGCCGGGCTGGTTTTGGTGATCGCGTTAGGCGTTTGGGGATTCGCATCGATTGCCGACGAAGTACTGGAGGGGGAGGGGCTTGCGTTTGACCAAAACATACTCATGAGCATGCGTACCGTGGGAGATCCGGCAGACCCGATCGGGCCGAGCTGGTTTGAGGAAATGGCTCGTGATGTCACGGCTCTCGGCAGCGTGGCGGCACTCATGCTTTTCACAGCGACGATGGCCGGCTATCTCTACTTTGTAAAGCAGCCGTGGATGGCGTTGTTTGTTGTGGTGGCCGTGGTCAGCGGTTCACTGACAAGTGTTGCGATGAAGTCAGCATTCGACCGGGCTCGCCCCGATCTCGTTCCGCACGAAACTCGCATCTACACGAAAAGTTTTCCCAGCGGTCACTCCGCGATGTCGTCGCTCGTTTACCTGACTTTGGGAGCGGTGATGGCTCGCACGGAACGCCGACGCCGAGCGAAAGTCTTTTTGCTGACGGTTCCCATTTTACTTTCATTCATCATTGGCGTTAGCCGAGTGTATCTGGGTGTTCATTGGCCGACGGACGTACTCGCCGGCTGGGCGTTGGGCTTTTCGTGGGCGGCCGCGTCGTGGCTAATGTTCCGGTTTCTGGAACGCCGTTACCATCTTCCTGTTGAGCCCTCACCGAATCCGAAAGCAGAGAATGTCTGA
- a CDS encoding PAS domain S-box protein — MPHLFNFRTWPRFLAVVGTLLVASYAYACDCGCEDGLGSENAAVDGNLAGPFDFFTNYGEYMPRMHCLQTADGTPDWPWIVALIALNMVVMVGYARIVWFWRSCYQQEASQDRDKKLMQLAWLFTLCAVCGYGMSTIIFFWPAYRLLAFLLCGLAFITWRFALDLSPFQAAFTSHRLQRELNEALQAKNQDLLTMLDSSPVAIILADENGNIEAFNEPATTTFGYTQEEAVGQPVELLIPKRHHEDHPKLRDSYHANPSNRAMGIGRTVYGLRKDGTEFPADVGLRTMTQNGHRKVIAAVNDLTDTYAARRAANESEARFFNIANSCPLSIWVCDSDSDCTWLNNRWLEYSGTTLDENLGSGWLEIVHPDDRESAGAIYLDAFRQQKEFTLEYRLRRHDGEYRWHTAIGKPRLGEDGAFLGFTGTSIDDHDQREIRLDLEQANSNLQETKTVYRSLIDQNTNYLKLLSLDGKLVDANATALTAAGIKLEDVKGKHLADTHWWSHAPELQSRLRESIETAAQGDSIAFEASHLVWDETVVDIAFSVKPVRDSQGKEIYLLAEGKDVTEHKLKEKTLKQLNASLHESEQKAMEASRAKSEFLANMSHEIRTPLNAIIGLSNIVLQSELNDLQRDYLSTVSESSESLLQVINDILDFSKIEAGKLELEQTDFQIRELAGDALKSLALKAHAKDLELTYRCDTEVPEVLVGDPGRLRQIFVNLVGNAIKFTKTGYVLVDIRRSDESVSNPDGVMLDVSVTDTGIGIDPNEAERIFEEFEQADSSTTRRYGGTGLGLSITSRLVEAMNGEISVSSEVGKGSTFRFKAEFAHSDRQPLQPWRESVQKLGKLRALIVDDNAVNLTILEESLAPYTDSLEKASNGDDAISLLVERAREGRAFNMVISDVNMPGMDGYSLAEKIRKEDSEFGMPIILLTSSGYRGPQRQMSELNIAGRLLKPVKQSELLELMVHALGLVDKVQTGPVAMSDKLKTDAKALTSLSILLAEDSVPNQKLAMAMLNSAGHHAVVAETGREAVDASGAQDFDVVLMDLQMPEMDGLQATAAIRQRDRIAGRHTPIVAMTAHALSGDREKCLAAGMDDYVTKPVRPDKLFAAIGRAISGEMRAVEHANSPSSAVTPVDIPWEELLRTLGGDRKTLADIVDAYVDEIAEVVPRIVQAIDSNDAAQLRKGAHKLKSAMRYFQLSEAGDTAQQLENYGQSGDFTKATEDWAKLRGVVTSLEPTLTNAMLAIKQ; from the coding sequence ATGCCTCATTTATTCAATTTCAGAACCTGGCCGCGCTTCTTAGCTGTCGTCGGTACACTGCTCGTCGCATCTTACGCCTATGCTTGTGATTGCGGTTGTGAAGACGGGCTCGGTAGCGAAAACGCTGCAGTAGATGGCAATCTGGCTGGTCCATTTGACTTCTTCACAAACTACGGCGAGTACATGCCTCGCATGCACTGCCTGCAAACAGCCGACGGAACACCTGATTGGCCATGGATTGTTGCGCTGATTGCCTTGAACATGGTCGTAATGGTCGGATACGCACGAATCGTGTGGTTCTGGCGGTCATGTTATCAACAAGAGGCGTCGCAAGATCGCGACAAAAAGCTGATGCAGCTCGCATGGCTGTTCACCTTGTGCGCAGTTTGTGGCTACGGAATGTCGACGATTATTTTCTTCTGGCCCGCGTATCGGCTATTGGCATTCCTGCTCTGCGGACTTGCATTCATCACGTGGCGGTTTGCGCTAGACCTTTCTCCCTTTCAAGCGGCTTTTACGTCACACCGCTTGCAACGGGAGTTGAACGAAGCACTTCAAGCTAAGAACCAGGACCTGCTCACGATGCTCGATTCGTCGCCTGTCGCCATCATTTTGGCGGACGAAAATGGCAACATCGAAGCATTCAACGAACCGGCAACGACAACCTTTGGTTACACCCAAGAAGAAGCAGTAGGGCAACCGGTCGAATTGCTAATTCCAAAGCGGCATCACGAAGACCACCCGAAGCTACGCGATTCTTATCATGCCAATCCCAGCAATCGGGCGATGGGGATTGGGCGTACGGTCTACGGGCTGCGGAAAGATGGGACGGAGTTTCCCGCGGACGTCGGCCTGCGCACGATGACACAAAACGGCCACCGGAAGGTCATCGCAGCGGTAAACGATTTGACCGACACTTATGCAGCCAGAAGAGCGGCCAACGAAAGCGAGGCACGATTCTTTAACATTGCTAACAGCTGTCCGCTGAGCATATGGGTTTGCGACAGCGATTCGGATTGCACATGGCTGAACAATCGTTGGCTGGAATACAGCGGCACCACGCTTGACGAAAATTTGGGTTCCGGATGGCTCGAAATCGTACACCCTGACGACCGCGAATCGGCGGGCGCTATCTATCTTGATGCATTCAGGCAGCAGAAAGAATTTACGCTCGAATACCGTCTGCGTCGACACGATGGTGAGTATCGGTGGCACACGGCTATCGGTAAGCCTCGTCTTGGCGAAGATGGGGCTTTCCTGGGATTCACAGGTACCAGCATCGACGACCACGACCAGCGTGAGATTCGTCTGGACCTGGAGCAAGCCAATTCAAACCTCCAGGAGACCAAAACGGTCTATCGTTCGCTTATCGATCAAAACACAAATTACCTCAAACTTCTATCGCTTGACGGCAAACTGGTGGACGCCAATGCCACCGCGCTAACTGCCGCAGGGATCAAACTTGAGGATGTCAAAGGCAAGCATCTAGCCGATACACATTGGTGGAGCCATGCACCGGAGCTACAGTCGCGTCTGCGGGAATCAATCGAGACCGCCGCGCAGGGCGATTCAATCGCGTTTGAGGCGTCGCATCTTGTCTGGGACGAGACTGTGGTTGATATCGCGTTCTCCGTCAAGCCCGTCCGGGACTCGCAAGGAAAAGAGATCTACCTTCTCGCAGAAGGCAAGGACGTCACCGAGCACAAACTTAAAGAGAAAACTCTAAAGCAACTCAATGCGTCGCTCCACGAGTCAGAGCAGAAGGCAATGGAGGCGTCGCGCGCTAAAAGTGAATTCCTGGCGAATATGAGCCATGAGATCCGTACCCCACTCAATGCAATCATTGGTCTCAGCAATATCGTGCTGCAATCCGAACTCAATGATCTGCAACGCGACTACCTGTCGACGGTTTCAGAATCGTCCGAATCGCTTTTGCAAGTGATCAACGACATTCTGGACTTTTCCAAGATCGAGGCGGGCAAACTGGAACTGGAACAAACCGATTTTCAAATCCGCGAGCTGGCCGGGGATGCACTGAAGTCATTGGCACTAAAGGCACATGCCAAAGATCTGGAGCTGACGTATCGGTGCGACACTGAAGTACCCGAGGTACTTGTGGGCGACCCCGGTCGTTTACGGCAAATTTTTGTGAATCTAGTCGGCAATGCAATCAAATTTACCAAGACCGGTTATGTACTAGTCGATATTCGCAGGTCCGACGAATCGGTATCCAACCCTGACGGTGTGATGCTTGATGTGAGCGTGACCGATACCGGCATAGGAATTGATCCAAACGAGGCAGAACGAATCTTCGAAGAATTCGAACAAGCCGATTCTTCGACCACTCGCCGGTATGGAGGCACGGGACTGGGACTGTCGATCACGTCACGTCTGGTCGAGGCGATGAACGGAGAGATCTCGGTAAGCAGCGAAGTCGGCAAAGGTAGTACCTTTCGTTTCAAGGCAGAGTTTGCCCACAGCGATAGACAGCCTTTGCAACCGTGGCGTGAGTCGGTGCAAAAGCTTGGCAAGCTGCGTGCTCTGATCGTCGACGACAATGCAGTGAACCTAACAATCCTGGAGGAGTCCTTGGCTCCGTATACGGACAGCCTCGAAAAGGCTTCCAACGGTGACGACGCGATATCGCTGTTGGTTGAACGCGCACGCGAAGGCAGAGCGTTTAACATGGTGATCTCCGACGTGAATATGCCGGGGATGGATGGCTACAGTTTGGCCGAAAAGATTCGGAAGGAAGACAGCGAGTTTGGGATGCCAATCATCCTGCTTACGTCGTCAGGGTATCGTGGCCCTCAGCGGCAAATGAGCGAACTGAACATTGCAGGTCGCTTGCTCAAACCCGTCAAACAATCTGAACTCCTGGAGCTGATGGTCCACGCACTGGGCCTGGTCGACAAGGTGCAAACAGGTCCCGTCGCTATGTCGGATAAGCTAAAAACCGATGCAAAAGCACTCACATCGTTGAGTATCCTGCTGGCCGAAGACAGTGTTCCTAACCAGAAGCTTGCAATGGCGATGCTCAATAGTGCCGGGCATCATGCGGTGGTTGCAGAAACGGGCCGTGAAGCCGTCGACGCATCCGGGGCTCAGGACTTTGATGTTGTACTGATGGATCTTCAGATGCCAGAGATGGACGGACTGCAAGCTACTGCTGCAATCCGTCAGCGTGATCGTATTGCCGGCCGTCACACACCAATCGTCGCGATGACTGCTCATGCGTTGTCAGGCGACCGTGAAAAATGCCTTGCAGCAGGCATGGATGACTACGTCACAAAGCCAGTGCGACCAGACAAATTGTTTGCAGCGATCGGTCGAGCGATCAGTGGAGAAATGCGAGCGGTTGAACACGCGAATAGTCCTTCGTCCGCAGTCACGCCGGTAGATATCCCCTGGGAAGAACTTTTGCGAACGTTAGGCGGCGACCGCAAAACACTGGCCGACATCGTCGACGCCTACGTTGACGAAATTGCAGAAGTCGTGCCTCGGATCGTACAAGCGATCGACAGTAATGATGCGGCACAGTTGCGTAAAGGTGCCCACAAACTAAAAAGCGCCATGCGGTACTTTCAGCTCTCAGAAGCAGGCGACACAGCCCAACAGTTAGAGAACTATGGCCAAAGTGGAGACTTCACCAAGGCAACTGAGGACTGGGCAAAGCTACGCGGAGTTGTCACATCGTTAGAGCCCACTTTAACCAACGCCATGTTAGCTATTAAACAATAG
- a CDS encoding DUF58 domain-containing protein: MKKKSDRHGLAPSFSLTAGALTQLLAAFACFLGAYVLPLTFPEIRGVSGKLLIILGSIMLVLGIGNIIFGRQLNRVLVRAGKRSRVVIPREGIGYLAIMLTLAVGALMGHRNMPLLVFGMMAGPFILNGWIVYGMLKGITVERRVPRRATVDQYVSVEITVRNRKRLLASHMLEVRDRISGRNLRKSLHDVEGLVAFVRVPPKAARTGRYELRFSDRGRYTIGPARVSSRFPLGIGERGQMIAETSEVIVHPKIGQLLPSWRRQQKELAESSVRVHSRPGLFDDEFHRIREYRSDDNPRSIHWRSTARRGQLMVREHQQNRQSDSLVLLDLPEIKGWPRQASEMAISLAATICVEQTRASSGSSYLLGIASATPMILTSRVPGGFREEALDALAVCKRSAKADLQKLIAEMLTEHTLSDERIVLITPRPAIAEEALASVSREMLSDRIDLVQQTTIVEASVPRLKRTFALPEIETVTVQNDVTTGGAAV; encoded by the coding sequence ATGAAGAAGAAATCCGATCGTCACGGATTAGCGCCGTCGTTTTCGCTGACTGCCGGAGCACTCACGCAACTGCTGGCTGCGTTCGCGTGCTTTCTTGGAGCGTACGTGCTGCCGTTGACGTTTCCCGAAATTCGAGGAGTCTCCGGCAAGCTGCTGATCATACTGGGCTCAATCATGCTGGTTCTGGGAATCGGCAACATAATTTTTGGACGGCAGCTGAATCGCGTGCTGGTTCGCGCCGGAAAGCGATCTCGCGTTGTGATCCCGCGCGAAGGGATCGGCTATCTAGCGATTATGCTGACGCTGGCGGTGGGTGCGTTGATGGGGCATCGAAACATGCCGCTGCTCGTTTTTGGCATGATGGCGGGTCCGTTCATTCTGAACGGCTGGATCGTGTACGGCATGCTGAAAGGCATCACGGTGGAGCGCCGCGTGCCACGTCGAGCGACCGTCGACCAATACGTGAGCGTTGAAATCACGGTACGCAATCGCAAGCGACTGCTGGCGTCTCATATGCTGGAGGTACGCGATCGGATCAGCGGCCGCAATCTCAGGAAAAGCCTTCACGATGTCGAAGGTCTGGTGGCGTTTGTTCGAGTGCCACCGAAGGCCGCTCGAACCGGCCGCTACGAATTGCGTTTTTCAGACCGTGGCCGCTACACGATTGGGCCGGCTCGAGTGTCGTCGCGTTTTCCGCTGGGAATCGGCGAACGCGGTCAGATGATCGCGGAAACGTCGGAAGTCATCGTGCATCCCAAGATCGGTCAGCTGCTGCCTTCGTGGCGACGGCAGCAAAAGGAACTGGCGGAATCTTCGGTCCGAGTTCATTCACGGCCGGGTTTGTTCGACGACGAATTCCACCGCATTCGCGAATACCGCAGCGACGATAACCCTCGTTCGATTCACTGGCGATCGACCGCTCGGCGAGGCCAGCTGATGGTGCGCGAACATCAACAGAACCGTCAAAGCGATTCGCTGGTGCTGTTGGACCTGCCTGAAATCAAAGGCTGGCCGCGTCAAGCATCGGAAATGGCCATCAGCCTTGCCGCGACGATCTGTGTCGAACAAACCAGGGCCTCGTCTGGCAGTAGTTATCTACTTGGCATCGCCAGCGCAACTCCAATGATTTTAACCAGTCGCGTACCGGGCGGATTTCGCGAAGAAGCACTGGACGCGCTGGCAGTGTGCAAACGTTCGGCAAAAGCCGACCTGCAGAAATTGATAGCCGAAATGCTGACTGAGCACACTTTATCCGACGAACGAATCGTCCTCATCACACCTCGCCCCGCCATCGCAGAGGAAGCATTGGCATCGGTTTCCAGGGAGATGCTTTCAGACCGGATCGACCTTGTGCAGCAAACCACGATCGTTGAGGCCAGCGTGCCTCGCTTGAAACGAACGTTCGCGCTACCGGAAATTGAAACAGTGACTGTCCAGAACGACGTCACCACCGGAGGTGCCGCGGTATGA
- the hxpB gene encoding hexitol phosphatase HxpB → MSEAVVFDMDGLMIDSQPYWQAAQLEILQPLGVPITLQDTIDTTGMRIDQIVDKCYAETPWNSASCSEVCDRILQRVTELVCEHKPVMPGLAHAIRVCQQQGVKLGLASSSPMSLIDATLEMLQMKDVFLVKTSAEHLRYGKPHPEVYLNACDALNVQPYHCVAIEDSFVGLLAAKAALMKTIVVPERSAADDKQFVIADHQLASLEELTPELF, encoded by the coding sequence ATGTCTGAGGCTGTTGTTTTTGATATGGATGGCTTGATGATCGACTCGCAGCCGTACTGGCAAGCCGCGCAGCTCGAAATTCTTCAGCCGTTGGGCGTGCCAATCACACTGCAGGACACGATTGATACGACCGGCATGCGAATCGACCAAATCGTCGACAAGTGCTATGCGGAAACGCCCTGGAATTCCGCCAGTTGCTCAGAGGTGTGCGATCGTATTCTTCAACGCGTCACAGAACTGGTTTGCGAGCATAAGCCGGTGATGCCTGGTTTGGCACACGCCATTCGCGTGTGCCAACAGCAGGGGGTGAAGCTGGGTCTGGCGTCGTCTTCGCCGATGAGTTTGATAGATGCGACTTTAGAAATGCTGCAGATGAAAGATGTTTTCCTTGTGAAGACATCAGCCGAACATCTGCGTTATGGAAAACCGCATCCTGAAGTGTATCTGAACGCCTGCGACGCGTTGAATGTTCAGCCTTATCACTGCGTGGCGATTGAGGATTCATTCGTCGGCCTGCTGGCTGCGAAGGCCGCTCTGATGAAAACCATTGTGGTTCCTGAACGCTCAGCAGCCGACGACAAGCAGTTTGTCATCGCCGACCATCAACTGGCTTCGTTGGAAGAACTAACGCCAGAGTTGTTTTGA
- the uvrB gene encoding excinuclease ABC subunit UvrB, producing the protein MPEPKPFKFDLQSEFAPAGDQPQAIESLVRGINEGKKAQVLLGVTGSGKTFTMANVIQQVQKPTLVLSHNKTLAAQLYSEFREFFPNNAVTYFVSYYDYYQPEAYIPQRDIYIEKDASINDEIDRLRLLATSALVSRNDVIVVSTVSCIYGLGSPKDYLEMMIPVHVGQQIDRDALLLKLIDIQYDRNDFDPGRGKFRVRGDVIECWPAYEEFAYRIELWGDEVEKLCIIDPVSGKESESLQDIYIYPAKHFVLPQSRIDAAQEEIREELETQLEAFRKEGKLLEAQRLAARTRYDLELMKETGFCPGIENYSRALAGRKPGEPPYTLYDFFPEDFLMIVDESHVTIPQIRAMYAGDSARKTTLVEHGFRIPMAKDNRPLMFEEWNGKQKNLLLVSATPADWELEQTGGEVVEQVIRPTGLIDPVIHIVPARGQVPHLMDAIRKRTESGERTLVTTLTKRLAEDLTSYMKEEGIRCQWLHSELDAIERVEILRELREGQYDALVGVNLLREGLDLPEVSLVAILDADKEGFLRSETSLIQTIGRSARNVNAEVILYADTVTQSMQKAIDETNRRRKIQIAYNKEHGITPATIQKAIRRGIEEEIAARKVERESVGITSEDQFVTEEFIRELEVEMLQAAEQLDFERAAQLRDRVHQLKKKIGEPVPEDKGSKSPGFAKKGRRRQSARKR; encoded by the coding sequence ATGCCTGAACCGAAACCATTTAAGTTCGACCTTCAAAGCGAATTCGCTCCGGCCGGGGATCAGCCTCAGGCGATTGAATCGCTGGTGCGAGGGATTAACGAAGGCAAGAAGGCTCAGGTGCTATTGGGAGTTACGGGGTCTGGTAAGACCTTCACGATGGCCAATGTTATTCAGCAGGTTCAGAAACCGACGCTGGTGCTGTCTCACAACAAGACGCTGGCGGCTCAGTTGTATTCGGAGTTTCGCGAATTCTTCCCCAATAACGCGGTCACGTACTTCGTCAGTTATTACGACTATTACCAGCCGGAAGCGTATATCCCTCAACGCGACATCTATATCGAAAAAGACGCGTCCATCAACGACGAAATCGACCGGCTGCGACTGCTGGCGACTAGTGCGCTGGTGAGTCGTAACGATGTGATTGTTGTTTCGACCGTCAGTTGCATTTACGGCCTGGGGTCGCCGAAAGACTATCTGGAAATGATGATTCCTGTCCATGTTGGGCAGCAAATCGATCGGGACGCTCTGTTACTGAAGCTGATCGACATTCAATACGACCGCAACGACTTCGATCCGGGGCGAGGTAAGTTTCGAGTCCGTGGCGATGTGATTGAATGCTGGCCGGCGTACGAAGAATTCGCGTACCGCATCGAGCTGTGGGGCGACGAAGTTGAAAAGCTGTGCATTATCGATCCTGTGAGTGGCAAAGAATCTGAATCACTACAGGACATCTACATTTACCCAGCCAAGCACTTCGTCCTGCCGCAAAGCCGTATCGACGCGGCTCAGGAAGAGATCCGTGAAGAACTGGAAACGCAGTTGGAAGCCTTTCGCAAAGAAGGCAAGTTACTGGAAGCTCAACGACTGGCTGCTCGCACGCGATACGATTTGGAACTGATGAAGGAAACCGGCTTCTGTCCCGGCATCGAAAACTACAGTCGCGCCCTCGCGGGACGCAAGCCGGGCGAACCGCCGTACACTCTGTACGACTTCTTCCCGGAAGACTTCCTGATGATCGTCGACGAATCTCATGTCACGATTCCTCAAATTCGAGCCATGTATGCGGGCGATAGTGCTCGCAAAACAACGCTTGTGGAACACGGCTTTCGTATCCCCATGGCCAAAGACAATCGGCCACTGATGTTTGAAGAATGGAACGGCAAGCAAAAGAACTTGTTGCTTGTTTCTGCCACGCCCGCTGATTGGGAATTGGAACAAACCGGCGGCGAAGTTGTCGAACAGGTCATTCGCCCAACCGGGTTGATCGACCCGGTAATTCACATCGTCCCCGCGCGAGGACAGGTGCCTCACTTGATGGACGCAATTCGCAAACGCACGGAATCCGGCGAACGGACGCTGGTCACAACGCTTACTAAGCGGCTGGCGGAAGATCTCACCAGCTACATGAAGGAAGAAGGCATCCGCTGCCAGTGGCTGCATTCCGAACTGGACGCGATTGAACGAGTTGAGATTCTGCGCGAACTTCGCGAAGGACAGTATGACGCTTTGGTCGGAGTGAATCTGTTGCGAGAAGGGCTGGACCTGCCGGAAGTGAGTCTTGTGGCGATTCTGGATGCGGACAAAGAAGGCTTTCTGCGCAGCGAAACCAGCCTGATTCAGACGATTGGACGTTCAGCTCGAAACGTGAACGCCGAAGTGATTCTGTACGCCGATACGGTCACGCAAAGCATGCAAAAAGCCATCGACGAAACCAACCGCCGCCGCAAGATTCAGATCGCGTATAACAAAGAGCACGGCATTACTCCGGCCACCATTCAGAAGGCGATCCGGCGCGGCATCGAAGAAGAAATCGCGGCTCGCAAAGTGGAACGCGAATCAGTGGGAATCACCAGCGAAGACCAATTTGTCACGGAAGAATTCATTCGCGAACTGGAAGTTGAGATGCTGCAGGCGGCTGAGCAGCTGGACTTCGAACGAGCGGCTCAATTGCGAGACCGGGTTCACCAGCTGAAGAAAAAAATCGGCGAGCCCGTGCCGGAGGACAAAGGCAGCAAGTCGCCCGGTTTCGCGAAGAAAGGTCGGCGTCGGCAGTCAGCTCGCAAACGCTGA
- a CDS encoding DUF488 family protein: MTLWTIGHANHDIKTFLALLNQHQIQALADIRRFPGSRKFPQFNCEKLAITLKSHEIEYQWFEDLGGRRSKSMDADESPNGGWRNSSFRNYADYMLSSRFHVAFMELEALALAQRTAIMCAESVFWRCHRRLVSDYAVATGGRVNHIFPNGQVKPHSLTSEAVVEDQNPCRIVYPAAPTLFD, from the coding sequence ATGACGCTTTGGACGATCGGGCACGCCAATCACGACATCAAAACCTTCCTCGCGTTGTTGAATCAGCATCAGATCCAAGCGTTGGCTGACATTCGTCGGTTTCCCGGGTCGCGCAAATTTCCGCAGTTCAATTGCGAAAAACTGGCCATCACTTTGAAATCGCACGAAATCGAATACCAGTGGTTTGAGGATCTGGGCGGGCGTCGGTCAAAGTCGATGGACGCCGACGAGTCTCCCAACGGTGGTTGGCGGAACTCGAGCTTTCGGAATTATGCGGACTACATGTTAAGCTCCCGGTTCCACGTGGCTTTCATGGAACTCGAAGCACTTGCGTTGGCGCAGAGAACCGCGATTATGTGCGCGGAAAGTGTCTTCTGGCGTTGTCACCGTCGGCTTGTAAGCGACTATGCCGTGGCAACGGGCGGCAGGGTGAACCACATCTTTCCGAACGGACAGGTCAAGCCGCATTCACTAACCAGCGAAGCCGTTGTCGAAGACCAGAATCCCTGCCGAATCGTCTATCCGGCGGCCCCGACTTTGTTTGACTGA